One Streptomyces coeruleorubidus DNA segment encodes these proteins:
- a CDS encoding fic family toxin-antitoxin system, toxin component: MNNLEIDLAWLLMLAEQKTPGDPQVTDWGALVAAVARHQAAIFDVPVYDSPHARAAALLQLLIHVPALERSNALFASAVAYAYLVASGAKVVTSPEQVRDLARLVKSGDASVRDIEQELRQWSL; this comes from the coding sequence TTGAACAACCTCGAGATCGACCTCGCCTGGCTGCTGATGCTCGCCGAGCAGAAGACCCCGGGAGACCCCCAGGTCACCGACTGGGGAGCCCTCGTCGCCGCCGTCGCACGCCACCAGGCCGCCATATTCGACGTCCCCGTCTACGACAGCCCGCACGCCCGCGCCGCCGCGCTGCTCCAGCTCCTGATCCACGTCCCCGCGCTGGAACGCTCCAACGCCCTGTTCGCCTCCGCCGTCGCCTACGCGTACCTCGTCGCCAGCGGCGCCAAGGTCGTCACCTCACCCGAGCAGGTCCGCGACCTCGCCCGGCTGGTCAAGAGCGGGGATGCGTCCGTGCGGGACATCGAGCAGGAGCTGCGCCAGTGGAGCCTGTGA
- a CDS encoding ABC transporter ATP-binding protein — protein sequence MSTPAAEHVPGLASADGIAARARGLTKAYGSGETTVLALDSVDVDIVRGRYTAVMGPSGSGKSTLMHCLAGLDTVSAGQVWLGDTEITGLRERELTRLRRDRIGFMFQSFNLIPTLNALENITLPMDIAGKKPDEKWLDQVIDTLGLRDRLGHRPSQLSGGQQQRVACARALASRPELIFADEPTGNLDSRAGLEVLGFLREAVDHLGQTVVMVTHDPGAAAHSDLVLFLGDGRIVDEMRRPTAQSVLERMKRFDVIRTRFDDAPASSEEN from the coding sequence TTGTCCACACCTGCTGCGGAGCACGTCCCCGGCCTCGCGTCGGCCGACGGGATCGCGGCCCGGGCCCGCGGTCTGACCAAGGCGTACGGCTCGGGCGAGACGACCGTGCTCGCGCTCGACTCGGTGGACGTGGACATCGTCCGCGGCCGGTACACCGCGGTGATGGGGCCGTCGGGCTCCGGGAAGTCCACGCTGATGCACTGCCTGGCGGGGCTCGACACCGTCTCGGCCGGGCAGGTGTGGCTCGGCGACACGGAGATCACGGGTCTGAGGGAGCGCGAGCTGACGCGGCTGCGCCGCGACCGGATCGGGTTCATGTTCCAGTCGTTCAACCTCATCCCGACCCTGAACGCGCTGGAGAACATCACCCTGCCCATGGACATCGCGGGCAAGAAGCCCGACGAGAAGTGGCTGGACCAGGTGATCGACACCCTGGGTCTGCGGGACCGGCTCGGGCACCGGCCCTCCCAGCTCTCCGGCGGCCAGCAGCAGCGGGTGGCCTGTGCGCGGGCGCTGGCTTCCCGGCCCGAGCTGATCTTCGCGGACGAGCCGACCGGCAACCTCGACTCGCGCGCCGGGCTGGAGGTGCTCGGTTTCCTGCGCGAGGCGGTGGACCATCTCGGGCAGACCGTCGTCATGGTCACCCACGACCCGGGCGCCGCGGCCCACTCCGACCTGGTGCTCTTCCTCGGGGACGGACGGATCGTCGACGAGATGCGGCGGCCGACGGCTCAGTCCGTGCTGGAGCGCATGAAGCGCTTCGACGTGATCCGGACCCGTTTCGACGACGCCCCGGCGTCGTCCGAGGAGAACTGA
- a CDS encoding ABC transporter permease, protein MLKATLRSFLAHKGRLLLSALAVLLSVAFVTGSLIFSDTVSRTFDRLFASTAADVTVSPKEDLDEAVPSGRTATLPAALAERVRRVDGVAAARAEVDVDGLTVVDEENEPVGPTTGAPTLGTAWNPTERSPVELTSGHAPRGDGQALLDSETADRKDVRIGDTLTVIAPPGSFEVRVVGIATFTTTNPGAALVFLDTPTAQMKLLGAPRAATSISVDAADGVSDERVKQRVAAALGAHTYDFRTADEQAKSDVEQLGGFLDVIKYVMVGFAGVAVLVGVFLIVNTFSMLIAQRTRELGLLRALGADRRQVRRSVLTEALLLGLVGSTLGLAAGIGLAAGLIELMGLLGMNIAADEMVIGWVTPVTAYVVGLGVTFVAAYLPARRAAGVSPMAALSDAEVAGVGRPLRVRAVAGAVVGAAGVAALVGCAVSERTSSAASLLGLGVVLTLIATVIAGPLLVRPVIRVLGAAFPALFGSVGRMSQRNALRNPRRTGATAAALMVGLALVGGMSVASESMTASFDRQIDNTLGADFVIQNTNFLPFPKEVTDEVRGTEGVGLLVRGRFTPVAVRLPDGDRVETTAAGYDPRLDEVANITYVQGDSTAALAGGRLAMDRDFARDHDVRVGSALPVEFPGGRRAELTVGALTDQDAAEGFGTQGGLYFGLATLERYATGGQDSALYVNAASGTSDDDLRANLERTLDPYPQVQVRDLADYKQLVHDQIAVLLYLVYALLGLAIIIAVLGVVNTLALSVVERTREIGLLRAIGLARRQLRRMIRLESVVIAVFGAVLGLALGLVWGVCTHEVLALQGMTALAIPWFTIVAVVVGSAVVGVVAALLPALRASRMNVLAAIAHE, encoded by the coding sequence GTGCTCAAGGCGACCCTGAGGAGCTTCCTGGCGCACAAGGGGCGGCTGCTGCTCTCGGCGCTCGCCGTCCTGCTGTCCGTCGCGTTCGTCACGGGCAGCCTGATCTTCTCGGACACCGTCAGCCGTACCTTCGACCGGCTGTTCGCCTCCACCGCTGCCGATGTCACCGTCAGCCCGAAGGAGGACCTCGACGAGGCGGTGCCCTCCGGCCGGACGGCCACCCTGCCGGCCGCGCTCGCCGAACGCGTGCGGCGGGTCGACGGCGTCGCGGCGGCACGTGCCGAGGTGGACGTGGACGGCCTCACCGTCGTCGACGAGGAGAACGAGCCGGTCGGCCCGACCACCGGGGCTCCCACGCTGGGCACCGCCTGGAACCCGACCGAGCGCAGCCCCGTGGAACTGACCTCCGGTCACGCCCCGCGGGGCGACGGGCAGGCACTGCTCGACTCGGAGACCGCCGACCGCAAGGACGTGCGCATCGGTGACACCCTCACCGTGATCGCTCCGCCCGGGTCGTTCGAGGTCCGGGTCGTCGGCATCGCCACGTTCACCACCACCAACCCCGGCGCCGCACTGGTCTTCCTCGACACCCCCACCGCGCAGATGAAACTGCTCGGCGCTCCGCGGGCCGCCACCAGCATCTCGGTCGACGCCGCCGACGGTGTCAGCGACGAGCGGGTCAAGCAGCGTGTGGCCGCCGCGCTCGGCGCGCACACCTACGACTTCAGGACCGCCGACGAGCAGGCGAAGTCGGACGTGGAGCAGCTGGGCGGTTTCCTCGACGTCATCAAGTACGTGATGGTCGGCTTCGCCGGGGTCGCCGTGCTGGTGGGGGTGTTCCTGATCGTCAACACCTTCTCCATGCTCATCGCCCAGCGCACCCGCGAGCTGGGGTTGTTGCGCGCGCTCGGCGCCGACCGGCGCCAGGTCCGCCGCTCGGTGCTCACCGAGGCCCTCCTGCTCGGTCTGGTCGGCTCCACGCTGGGGCTCGCCGCGGGTATCGGGCTCGCGGCCGGGCTCATCGAGCTGATGGGCCTGCTCGGCATGAACATCGCAGCCGACGAGATGGTCATCGGCTGGGTGACGCCCGTGACGGCGTACGTCGTCGGTCTCGGCGTCACCTTCGTCGCCGCGTACCTGCCGGCGCGGCGGGCCGCGGGGGTCTCGCCGATGGCCGCCCTCTCGGACGCCGAGGTCGCCGGGGTGGGGCGGCCGCTGCGGGTGCGCGCGGTGGCGGGCGCGGTCGTCGGGGCAGCCGGTGTGGCGGCGCTCGTGGGGTGCGCGGTGTCGGAGCGGACGTCGTCGGCCGCGTCCCTGCTGGGCCTCGGTGTCGTGCTCACCCTGATCGCGACCGTGATCGCCGGGCCGCTGCTGGTGCGCCCCGTGATCCGCGTGCTCGGCGCGGCCTTCCCCGCGCTGTTCGGGTCCGTCGGACGGATGAGCCAGCGCAACGCCCTGCGCAATCCCCGCCGTACCGGAGCCACCGCGGCCGCCCTCATGGTGGGCCTCGCCCTGGTCGGCGGGATGTCGGTGGCGAGCGAGTCGATGACCGCTTCGTTCGACCGGCAGATCGACAACACGCTGGGCGCCGACTTCGTGATCCAGAACACCAACTTCCTGCCGTTCCCGAAGGAGGTCACCGACGAGGTGCGCGGCACCGAGGGCGTGGGCCTGCTCGTGCGGGGGCGGTTCACGCCGGTCGCGGTGCGGCTCCCGGACGGCGACCGCGTGGAGACGACCGCCGCGGGCTACGATCCGCGGCTCGACGAGGTCGCCAACATCACGTACGTACAAGGGGACTCCACGGCCGCGCTCGCCGGTGGGCGCCTCGCCATGGACCGGGACTTCGCGCGTGACCACGACGTACGGGTGGGCAGCGCGCTCCCGGTGGAGTTCCCGGGCGGGCGCAGGGCCGAGCTGACGGTCGGAGCCCTCACCGACCAGGACGCCGCCGAGGGGTTCGGTACACAGGGCGGGCTCTACTTCGGCCTCGCCACCCTGGAGCGGTACGCGACGGGCGGGCAGGACTCCGCGCTGTACGTCAACGCCGCTTCCGGCACGAGCGACGACGACCTGCGCGCGAACCTGGAGCGGACCCTGGACCCCTACCCGCAGGTGCAGGTGCGGGATCTGGCCGACTACAAGCAACTGGTGCACGACCAGATCGCCGTCCTGTTGTACCTCGTGTACGCGCTGCTGGGGCTGGCGATCATCATCGCGGTGCTCGGCGTGGTCAACACCCTCGCGCTGTCGGTCGTCGAGCGCACGAGGGAGATCGGGCTGCTGCGGGCGATCGGGCTGGCGCGGCGGCAGCTGCGGCGGATGATCCGGCTGGAGTCGGTGGTGATCGCGGTGTTCGGGGCCGTCCTGGGGCTCGCGCTGGGGCTGGTGTGGGGTGTGTGCACGCACGAGGTGCTGGCCCTGCAGGGCATGACGGCCCTCGCGATCCCGTGGTTCACGATCGTCGCGGTGGTGGTCGGCTCGGCGGTGGTGGGAGTCGTGGCGGCGCTGCTCCCGGCGTTGCGTGCGTCCCGCATGAACGTACTGGCGGCCATCGCGCACGAGTGA
- a CDS encoding LLM class F420-dependent oxidoreductase, producing the protein MSRPFRFGVNLLESASAEEWRAKCRRAEELGYDVILVPDHLGMPAPFPALVAAAEATERPRLGTFTLNAGFWNPALLAREVATTDALTGGRLELGLGTGYVRAEHQKAGLPFGSPGERVDHLRRTVEELERLLGSDEHQPQAAQRPRVPLLIGGNGDRVLRLSAEHADIAAFTGARTVPGSATGQLTPITAEELDERVARFLKFAEDHREEPPELNLLLQMVIGTEDREAAVRPFLEYFPDMTVDQVLELPICLVGTPDELTEQVLARRERYGFTYLTVLEPYMEAFAPVMERVRGA; encoded by the coding sequence ATGTCGCGTCCGTTCCGCTTCGGGGTCAACCTGCTCGAATCCGCGTCCGCCGAGGAGTGGCGCGCCAAGTGCCGCCGGGCCGAGGAGCTCGGATACGACGTGATCCTCGTCCCCGACCATCTGGGCATGCCGGCACCCTTCCCGGCGCTCGTGGCGGCGGCCGAAGCGACCGAACGGCCGAGGCTCGGCACCTTCACGCTCAACGCGGGCTTCTGGAACCCGGCGCTGCTGGCCCGCGAGGTGGCCACGACGGACGCGCTGACGGGCGGCCGGCTGGAGCTCGGCCTCGGCACCGGCTACGTACGGGCGGAGCACCAGAAGGCCGGGCTGCCGTTCGGCTCGCCGGGCGAACGGGTGGACCATCTGCGGCGCACGGTCGAGGAGCTGGAGCGGCTGCTGGGCTCGGACGAGCACCAGCCGCAGGCGGCGCAGCGGCCCCGGGTGCCGCTGCTGATCGGCGGAAACGGCGACCGAGTACTGCGGCTGAGCGCCGAGCACGCCGACATCGCGGCGTTCACCGGGGCGCGTACGGTGCCGGGCAGCGCCACCGGGCAGTTGACGCCGATCACCGCGGAGGAGCTCGACGAACGCGTGGCGCGGTTCCTGAAGTTCGCGGAGGACCACCGCGAGGAGCCGCCCGAGCTGAACCTGCTGCTCCAGATGGTGATCGGCACCGAGGACCGCGAGGCCGCGGTTCGGCCGTTCCTCGAATATTTCCCGGACATGACGGTGGATCAGGTCCTGGAGCTCCCCATCTGCCTGGTCGGCACCCCGGACGAGCTCACGGAGCAGGTCCTGGCCCGGCGTGAGCGCTACGGCTTCACGTATCTGACCGTCCTGGAGCCCTACATGGAGGCGTTCGCACCGGTCATGGAGCGGGTGCGCGGGGCCTGA
- a CDS encoding GNAT family N-acetyltransferase → MTELRIRAATPEDLDTVLAFWKVAAEGTSISDDRSGVERLVARDPEALILAERDGELAGTVIAGFDGWRCHLYRLAVHPDHRRQGIASALLAAAEERFVRLGGRRADAMVLTRNETAHRAWGAAGYAPEEKWRRWVKPLTD, encoded by the coding sequence ATGACAGAGCTACGCATCCGGGCCGCGACGCCCGAGGACCTCGACACCGTGCTGGCCTTCTGGAAGGTGGCCGCCGAGGGCACGAGCATCAGTGACGACCGCAGTGGGGTGGAGCGGCTGGTCGCACGCGACCCCGAGGCCTTGATCCTGGCAGAGCGGGACGGCGAGCTGGCCGGGACGGTGATCGCGGGGTTCGACGGCTGGCGCTGCCACCTCTACCGGCTGGCCGTGCATCCGGACCACCGCCGCCAGGGCATCGCCTCCGCGCTGCTCGCCGCGGCCGAGGAGCGGTTCGTGCGGCTCGGCGGGCGGCGCGCGGACGCGATGGTGCTCACGCGCAACGAGACCGCGCACCGCGCGTGGGGGGCCGCCGGGTACGCGCCCGAGGAGAAGTGGCGGCGTTGGGTGAAACCGCTCACGGACTAG
- a CDS encoding TetR/AcrR family transcriptional regulator, with protein MVRPGGRSARVQAAVHTAVRELASEAGRDALTVPMVAQRAGVTPSTIYRRWGDMQELLSDVAVERLRPDTEPADLGTLTSDLTAWAEQFLDEMSSPTGRAYIRDALLGDPDGGNAGQCSAYAAQQIDVILRRASERGEPAPGVETVIDQVVAPMMYRILFRPDGLDTAYAHRLVAGVLSCPPRTARPAGEGFTPTRTPSP; from the coding sequence ATGGTGCGCCCCGGCGGGCGCAGCGCCCGGGTCCAGGCGGCGGTGCACACCGCCGTGCGCGAACTCGCCTCGGAGGCCGGCCGGGACGCGTTGACCGTGCCGATGGTCGCCCAGCGCGCGGGCGTGACGCCGTCGACGATCTACCGCCGCTGGGGAGACATGCAGGAACTGCTGTCGGACGTGGCGGTCGAGCGGCTGCGGCCCGACACCGAACCCGCGGACCTCGGCACCCTGACGTCCGACCTGACGGCCTGGGCCGAGCAGTTCCTCGACGAGATGTCCTCGCCCACCGGCCGCGCCTACATCCGCGACGCCCTGCTCGGCGACCCGGACGGCGGCAACGCCGGCCAGTGCTCCGCCTACGCCGCCCAGCAGATCGACGTCATCCTCCGTCGCGCGTCCGAGCGGGGGGAGCCGGCACCCGGCGTCGAGACGGTCATCGACCAGGTCGTCGCGCCCATGATGTACCGCATCCTGTTCCGCCCGGACGGACTCGACACCGCCTACGCCCACCGGCTCGTGGCAGGAGTCCTCAGCTGCCCTCCCCGAACAGCGCGCCCGGCCGGTGAGGGCTTCACTCCGACCCGCACGCCTAGTCCGTGA
- a CDS encoding amidase, whose translation MQPYELTLAAAADAIRARQLSPVELADSVLGRIEQVEPHLRAYVTVDAEQARRAARRAENDIAAGRHRGPLHGIPMGLKDLIDVAGTTTSAGSRVRSDHRAQTDSTVAARLSAAGAVLVGKTHTHEFAYGLTTPQTHNAWDPGRVAGGSSGGSAVAVAAGAATFALGTDTGGSIRVPAALNGAVGLKPTYGLVPRHGVTSLSWSLDHVGPITRTTEDAALVLEALAGHDPRDPASLVTAPAHYRPGPDTDLTGLRIGVPRTYYFDHVDAEVEAAVRSAIGRLQSLGARLVEVEIPMTRYIQATQWGLMVPEATAYHESTLRTVPELYQADVRILLEAGELMPAGDYLRAQRSRTLMRREWARMMREVDLIAAPTVPTAAVAAGQEQVTWADGTVEGVSDAYVRLSAPANITGVPAVSVPVGHDTAGLPIGMQLIGPPLGESVLLRVGHACEQTRPASGLAPAARCVPC comes from the coding sequence ATGCAGCCGTATGAACTGACGCTCGCGGCCGCCGCCGACGCGATCCGGGCACGTCAGCTGTCCCCCGTCGAGCTGGCCGACTCCGTACTGGGGCGCATCGAGCAGGTGGAGCCGCACCTTCGCGCCTACGTCACCGTCGACGCCGAGCAGGCGCGCCGGGCCGCGCGCCGAGCCGAGAACGACATCGCCGCCGGCCGCCACCGCGGTCCGCTGCACGGCATCCCGATGGGCCTGAAGGACCTGATCGATGTCGCCGGTACGACGACGTCGGCCGGTTCCCGGGTCCGGTCCGACCACCGCGCGCAGACCGACAGCACCGTCGCCGCACGCCTGTCGGCGGCCGGAGCGGTCCTGGTCGGCAAGACCCACACGCACGAGTTCGCCTACGGGCTGACCACCCCGCAGACCCACAACGCCTGGGACCCCGGCCGGGTCGCCGGCGGCTCCAGCGGCGGATCAGCCGTCGCCGTCGCCGCCGGCGCCGCCACCTTCGCCCTGGGTACCGACACCGGCGGATCCATCCGGGTGCCCGCCGCGCTGAACGGGGCCGTCGGCCTCAAACCGACCTACGGCCTCGTCCCGCGCCACGGCGTCACGTCCCTGTCCTGGTCGCTGGACCACGTCGGCCCGATCACCCGCACCACCGAGGACGCGGCCCTGGTCCTCGAGGCCCTGGCCGGCCACGACCCGCGCGACCCCGCATCCCTGGTCACAGCACCGGCCCACTACCGGCCGGGCCCCGACACGGATCTGACCGGACTGCGGATCGGCGTGCCGCGCACCTACTACTTCGACCACGTCGACGCGGAGGTGGAAGCCGCCGTCCGAAGCGCGATCGGCCGGCTCCAGTCGCTCGGTGCCCGCCTCGTCGAGGTCGAGATCCCCATGACCCGCTACATCCAGGCCACCCAGTGGGGCCTGATGGTGCCCGAGGCCACCGCCTATCACGAGAGCACCCTGCGCACGGTCCCCGAGCTCTACCAGGCCGACGTCCGGATCCTCCTGGAAGCCGGTGAACTCATGCCCGCCGGGGACTACCTGCGCGCCCAGCGCTCCCGCACCCTCATGCGGCGGGAATGGGCGCGCATGATGCGGGAGGTCGACCTGATCGCCGCCCCCACCGTGCCGACGGCCGCCGTCGCGGCCGGTCAGGAGCAGGTCACCTGGGCCGACGGCACCGTCGAGGGCGTCTCCGACGCCTATGTGCGGCTCTCCGCCCCGGCCAACATCACCGGCGTGCCCGCAGTGTCCGTACCGGTCGGCCACGACACGGCGGGGCTGCCGATCGGCATGCAGCTCATCGGGCCGCCCCTCGGGGAGAGCGTGTTGCTGCGGGTCGGGCACGCCTGCGAACAAACCCGGCCCGCCAGCGGTCTCGCGCCCGCGGCCCGGTGCGTACCGTGCTAG
- a CDS encoding MBL fold metallo-hydrolase, with translation MTTPASWTVGGIAVHRVDEIPLPPATGPWLLPDATPQVVTGQQWLRPHFADDEGVLRIDSHSFAFTVGGLRVLVDTGIGNGKERANPAWHHLDTDYLRRLSAAGFPPDAVDLVILTHLHADHVGWNTREVNGEWVPTFPNARHLTSRAEREFWSGYDMDEARRQMFRDSVIPVEEAGLLDLLDVPAEGLDVVPGLRLIPTPGHTPGHVAVELTSHGRTALITGDCVHHPVQLAHPGIGACVDIDPGRSQTSRRELLGALAGTDTLLLGTHFPPPTAGHVVPHEGAYRLSPVPADSP, from the coding sequence TTGACCACGCCCGCTTCCTGGACCGTGGGCGGCATCGCCGTCCACCGCGTCGACGAGATCCCCCTGCCACCCGCCACCGGCCCCTGGCTGCTGCCCGACGCCACCCCACAGGTCGTCACGGGGCAGCAGTGGCTGCGCCCCCACTTCGCCGACGACGAGGGCGTCCTGCGCATCGACAGTCACAGCTTCGCGTTCACCGTCGGCGGGCTGCGCGTCCTGGTGGACACCGGCATCGGCAACGGCAAGGAGCGGGCCAACCCCGCCTGGCACCATCTCGACACCGACTACCTTCGGCGCCTCAGCGCCGCCGGATTCCCCCCGGACGCGGTCGACTTGGTGATCCTCACCCACCTGCACGCCGACCATGTCGGCTGGAACACCCGGGAGGTGAACGGCGAGTGGGTGCCCACCTTCCCGAACGCCCGCCACCTCACCTCCCGCGCCGAGCGGGAGTTCTGGTCCGGGTACGACATGGACGAGGCGCGCCGGCAGATGTTCCGCGACTCCGTGATCCCGGTGGAGGAGGCGGGACTGCTCGACCTCCTCGACGTCCCCGCCGAGGGCCTCGACGTCGTCCCGGGGCTGCGCCTGATCCCGACTCCCGGGCACACCCCCGGCCATGTCGCCGTCGAACTGACCAGCCACGGACGCACGGCACTGATCACCGGCGACTGCGTCCACCACCCCGTCCAGCTCGCCCACCCCGGCATCGGCGCCTGTGTCGACATCGACCCCGGACGGTCACAGACCTCGCGTCGCGAGCTGCTCGGCGCGCTCGCCGGCACGGACACCCTCCTCCTGGGCACCCACTTCCCACCGCCCACCGCCGGCCACGTCGTCCCGCACGAGGGCGCCTACCGGCTCTCCCCGGTCCCCGCCGACTCCCCCTGA
- a CDS encoding hemolysin family protein, translating into MTEVLLLLTAILLSIACGAFVAAEFSLTTVERAELEQAVARGDRGAQGALKAVRNLTFQLSGAQLGITVTNLVVGMLAEPSIAALIAGPLEDIGISRSASHSLALVLGTALSTVFLMVVGELVPKNWAISSPLTVAKTVGNAQRWFSAAFRPFIRHLNNTANRVVRRIGVEPAEELASARGPQELAALARHSAREGVLAADTAELFVRTLNLADLTAENVMTPRVQVVALDVQATLEDVANATRATGLSRFPVFRDTLDSVVGTAHVKDVLAVPVERRTRIFVSELMREPLLVPETLTVDRLLDRLSGKRTMAVVIDEYGGTAGVATLEDIVEEVVGEVRDEHDPHELPDLAPAGTDEAGHALYSADGSARVDHLERVGLRAPEGPYETLAGLVATVLGRIPAVGDSLEVAGWRLEVLDAAGRRAARVRLHAPLDDEKPDEKGAEL; encoded by the coding sequence ATGACCGAAGTGCTCCTCCTCCTGACGGCGATCCTGCTCTCGATCGCCTGCGGCGCCTTCGTGGCGGCCGAGTTCTCCCTCACCACGGTCGAGCGCGCCGAGCTGGAGCAGGCGGTGGCACGCGGCGACCGGGGCGCGCAGGGCGCACTGAAGGCCGTACGGAACCTGACGTTCCAGCTCTCCGGGGCGCAGCTCGGCATCACGGTCACCAACCTGGTCGTCGGCATGCTCGCCGAGCCGTCGATCGCCGCGCTGATCGCCGGGCCTCTGGAGGACATCGGCATCTCACGGTCGGCGTCGCACAGCCTGGCGCTGGTGCTGGGCACGGCTTTGTCGACGGTGTTCCTGATGGTCGTGGGCGAACTGGTGCCCAAGAACTGGGCGATCTCGTCGCCACTGACGGTCGCCAAGACCGTGGGCAACGCCCAGCGCTGGTTCAGCGCCGCGTTCCGGCCCTTCATCAGGCACCTCAACAACACGGCGAACCGTGTCGTGCGCCGGATCGGTGTGGAGCCCGCCGAGGAGCTGGCGTCGGCGCGCGGCCCGCAGGAGCTGGCGGCGCTCGCCCGGCACTCCGCCAGGGAAGGCGTCCTGGCGGCCGACACCGCCGAGCTGTTCGTACGGACGCTCAACCTCGCCGACCTGACCGCGGAGAACGTGATGACGCCCCGGGTGCAGGTCGTCGCCCTGGACGTGCAGGCGACCCTGGAGGACGTGGCGAACGCGACCCGGGCGACCGGCCTGTCCCGGTTCCCGGTCTTCCGCGACACCCTCGACTCGGTCGTCGGAACGGCGCACGTCAAGGACGTGCTGGCGGTACCGGTGGAGCGCCGGACCCGGATCTTCGTCTCCGAGCTGATGCGCGAGCCGCTGCTGGTCCCGGAGACCCTCACCGTCGACCGGCTCCTGGACCGGCTCTCCGGCAAGCGCACGATGGCCGTCGTGATCGACGAGTACGGCGGCACGGCGGGCGTGGCCACCCTGGAGGACATCGTCGAGGAGGTCGTCGGCGAGGTGCGCGACGAGCACGACCCGCACGAGCTGCCCGACCTCGCGCCGGCCGGCACGGACGAGGCCGGCCACGCCCTGTACTCGGCCGACGGCTCCGCGCGCGTGGACCACCTCGAACGCGTCGGGCTGCGCGCCCCGGAGGGGCCGTACGAGACGCTCGCCGGGCTGGTGGCGACGGTGCTCGGCCGGATACCGGCCGTCGGTGACAGCCTGGAGGTCGCCGGCTGGCGGCTGGAGGTCCTGGACGCCGCGGGCCGCCGGGCCGCCCGCGTCCGGCTGCACGCGCCCCTCGACGACGAGAAGCCCGACGAGAAGGGAGCGGAGCTGTGA